A window of Candidatus Methylarchaceae archaeon HK02M2 contains these coding sequences:
- a CDS encoding DUF92 domain-containing protein: MLPFSLEVLINLLIVFFLGLIALKAKAVDFGGAIACIIIGSLILFGGGWYWFIILVIFFIVSIQFTRFRFSYKEELGSAQEKGGVRSWPNALANGGVASIFAVTEFIFGGDIYAIAFLGAMASATADTIATEIGLLSKQEPRLITNLRKTVKAGTSGGITLIGTISAFFGSIFIGIAAIYLGIIGSAPINVLIIITIGGIIGCIVDSVLGATIQRIGICEICGKTTENEKHCGKITKGFSGIDSVDNNVVNFFSTLSGAISAIVLFILI; the protein is encoded by the coding sequence ATGCTGCCGTTTTCTCTAGAAGTTCTAATCAATCTTTTAATCGTATTTTTCCTCGGATTGATAGCCCTTAAAGCTAAAGCTGTAGATTTTGGGGGGGCTATTGCTTGCATCATTATAGGTTCCCTGATACTTTTTGGCGGGGGTTGGTATTGGTTTATCATACTAGTCATTTTCTTTATAGTCTCAATCCAATTCACTAGATTCAGATTTAGCTATAAGGAGGAACTTGGTTCTGCCCAAGAAAAAGGAGGTGTAAGGAGTTGGCCTAATGCTTTGGCAAATGGGGGAGTTGCATCCATCTTCGCTGTCACGGAATTCATATTTGGCGGTGACATTTATGCAATTGCTTTTCTTGGTGCGATGGCTTCAGCCACTGCAGATACCATCGCAACCGAGATTGGTTTATTGAGCAAACAAGAACCTAGACTTATAACTAATTTGAGAAAGACTGTTAAGGCCGGTACATCAGGTGGGATTACTCTGATTGGGACAATATCTGCCTTTTTTGGGTCAATTTTTATTGGGATAGCAGCAATTTACCTTGGAATAATTGGGTCTGCACCCATAAATGTCTTAATCATCATAACTATAGGAGGAATTATTGGATGTATTGTGGATAGTGTCCTTGGTGCTACGATTCAAAGGATTGGTATATGTGAGATTTGTGGGAAGACTACTGAAAATGAGAAACATTGTGGCAAAATAACAAAAGGATTTAGTGGCATTGATTCCGTGGATAATAATGTAGTGAATTTTTTCTCTACTCTTAGTGGCGCCATCTCAGCTATAGTTCTCTTTATTCTTATTTAA
- the glyS gene encoding glycine--tRNA ligase translates to MNSKKVNKAEKLTELARRRGFFWPALELYGGVSGFISFGELGVKLKEKMIRIWKDYFVHKHGFTEVDTPLITPYTIFEVSGHVKSFKDPMAECSKCHRKFRADHLLLETGHIVSERMSINEMSKELNKEVVKCRECGNTGWNVGYFLTMFKTNIGPYSGDEGFMRPETAQGMFTEFKRLYEVSRGKMPLGVAQIGKAFRNEISPRQGVIRLREFSMMEVELFFDPLNPTCPYLDQISDEVLRILPEEIVVKGTEKPLIITVKEALDKGAIKQEWLAYFMALSKKFLKKLGIPEDRQRFYAKLPGERAHYSAQTYDHEVLLDKFGWVEVAGHAYRTDYDLSSHMKKSSVDLSVSVQLNEPVIVKNLKMNFDVKKIREAFPDKVNIILKRLQEMNKKEVKEIIDRGTLVVEGCILPENVIEFDEVEEKTKVRRFIPHVVEPSFGIERLIYATLEYAYWEKEDRRVVLKILPYLAPIEASVLPLVSKKRLQEKSLAVLEDLRGRGIDAIYDDSGSIGRRYARSDEIGVPFSITIDYETLDDDTVTVRDRDTWKQERIPIKDLSEYLLKLLHFSNHSLNKNKENYS, encoded by the coding sequence TTGAATTCGAAAAAGGTTAACAAAGCTGAAAAATTAACTGAATTGGCAAGAAGACGAGGGTTCTTCTGGCCAGCACTAGAGCTTTATGGCGGAGTGAGCGGATTCATTTCTTTTGGAGAACTTGGTGTAAAACTTAAAGAAAAGATGATCCGAATATGGAAGGATTATTTCGTCCACAAGCATGGCTTTACTGAAGTCGATACACCTTTAATAACTCCCTATACGATCTTCGAAGTATCAGGTCATGTAAAGAGCTTTAAAGATCCAATGGCTGAGTGCTCTAAATGTCACAGGAAGTTCAGAGCAGACCATCTCTTACTAGAAACGGGTCACATAGTCTCGGAAAGGATGAGCATAAATGAAATGAGTAAGGAGTTAAATAAAGAAGTTGTCAAGTGCAGAGAATGTGGCAATACTGGATGGAATGTAGGATATTTCTTAACCATGTTTAAAACAAATATAGGACCTTACAGTGGGGATGAGGGATTTATGCGCCCTGAGACAGCCCAAGGTATGTTTACAGAATTCAAGCGTCTTTATGAAGTATCAAGAGGCAAGATGCCTCTAGGTGTAGCACAGATAGGAAAAGCCTTCCGGAATGAAATATCACCAAGGCAGGGAGTAATAAGGCTCAGAGAATTTTCTATGATGGAAGTGGAGTTATTTTTTGATCCATTGAATCCAACATGTCCTTATTTAGATCAAATAAGTGATGAAGTTCTAAGGATATTACCAGAAGAAATAGTAGTGAAAGGCACAGAAAAGCCTCTAATCATAACTGTAAAAGAAGCTCTAGACAAGGGAGCAATAAAACAAGAATGGCTTGCATATTTTATGGCATTATCGAAAAAATTCTTAAAAAAACTGGGGATACCTGAGGATCGACAGAGATTTTATGCAAAACTTCCTGGAGAAAGGGCTCATTATTCTGCCCAGACATATGATCATGAGGTTCTCCTTGATAAGTTTGGGTGGGTTGAAGTGGCTGGACATGCATACAGAACAGATTACGACCTAAGTTCCCATATGAAGAAAAGCTCTGTGGACCTCTCTGTTTCTGTACAACTAAATGAGCCGGTTATAGTTAAAAATCTGAAAATGAACTTTGATGTAAAGAAGATCAGAGAAGCTTTTCCAGATAAAGTCAATATCATTCTTAAAAGGTTACAGGAGATGAATAAAAAGGAAGTCAAGGAAATCATAGATAGAGGAACCCTAGTGGTCGAGGGGTGTATACTACCTGAGAATGTAATTGAATTTGATGAGGTAGAGGAAAAGACCAAAGTGAGGCGTTTTATCCCCCATGTAGTAGAACCAAGTTTTGGAATAGAAAGACTGATTTATGCTACACTTGAATATGCGTATTGGGAAAAAGAAGATCGCAGAGTCGTACTAAAAATTCTTCCGTATCTTGCCCCTATTGAAGCCTCGGTACTTCCTTTAGTATCAAAGAAGAGATTGCAAGAAAAATCTCTAGCAGTATTGGAAGATTTAAGAGGAAGAGGAATTGATGCAATATACGATGATTCTGGCTCTATAGGTCGAAGGTATGCAAGGTCTGATGAGATTGGTGTACCATTTTCTATAACAATTGACTATGAAACACTAGACGATGATACTGTAACTGTAAGAGATAGAGATACATGGAAGCAGGAGAGGATACCTATTAAAGACCTCTCCGAATATCTCTTAAAGCTCTTACATTTTTCTAATCATTCATTAAATAAGAATAAAGAGAACTATAGCTGA
- a CDS encoding DUF87 domain-containing protein, translated as MKILEKSGNEILLLALPSEGVSRGEYILIEDEAQERQMVVQIYDESYLDLSELVNDLVREEILNKTVQRIELDPLEIKTISYLIRDMKLLRCKIRGVVEGGRLTPNLSWLPSRVTSKVKKLSISDLFSLAKRDGYRKLPVGITNDGDGFQIYAEALDGRLNIITGKKGTGKSHLAKLIINMLVEHGAYIIVFDLNDEYKGIGWKKNGRPNSIADKVFNLIPGKSLRFSLKYIGLSGIASMLQHALDIPGASLREFGRIWEFLEAQGSVNMASFINSIQKWRCNEFVKDALFSRYHTMLSSKLFSDEQERTIRFEDLFSKYKQGGVFIISLSRLQPQVRKIVVELILGKIVNLLGRGKIPPIFLFAEEAHLYLRETYWDDIVTRMRHFGIFTTFITNQPDVIKDCIYRQVDNLFIFNFTNDVDLETISRISTVDSDTVKAIVKTLPPRACMVLGKAVNELPIIIEVNSTDMLTLGETNLFFKDYLEDNPKIKLIK; from the coding sequence ATGAAGATACTTGAAAAATCTGGAAACGAGATTCTTCTTTTAGCGCTACCTAGTGAGGGGGTGTCACGTGGTGAATACATACTTATTGAAGATGAGGCTCAGGAGAGACAGATGGTAGTTCAGATTTATGACGAATCTTATCTAGATTTATCTGAACTTGTAAACGATTTGGTTAGGGAAGAAATTTTGAATAAAACCGTCCAAAGAATTGAGCTTGATCCTTTAGAAATTAAGACAATTTCTTATTTGATCAGGGATATGAAATTGTTAAGATGTAAAATAAGAGGTGTTGTTGAAGGAGGGAGATTAACACCTAATCTGTCTTGGCTTCCATCAAGAGTGACATCAAAGGTTAAAAAGTTATCAATATCTGACCTTTTTTCTCTAGCGAAAAGAGATGGCTATAGAAAGTTACCTGTAGGTATTACAAATGATGGTGATGGGTTCCAAATTTATGCTGAGGCGCTTGATGGAAGACTCAATATAATAACTGGTAAGAAAGGAACAGGAAAATCTCATCTAGCCAAGCTTATCATAAACATGCTAGTCGAACACGGCGCGTATATAATCGTATTTGATCTTAATGATGAATACAAAGGCATTGGATGGAAGAAAAATGGGAGGCCAAATTCGATAGCTGATAAAGTATTCAATCTTATACCAGGCAAATCTTTGCGCTTCTCTTTAAAATATATTGGTTTGTCTGGAATCGCAAGTATGCTTCAACATGCATTAGATATTCCTGGAGCTTCATTACGTGAATTCGGAAGGATTTGGGAATTTCTGGAAGCTCAAGGCTCAGTGAATATGGCTTCTTTTATCAATTCAATTCAAAAATGGAGGTGCAATGAGTTTGTTAAGGATGCTCTATTTTCAAGGTATCATACAATGCTATCTTCTAAGTTATTTTCAGATGAACAAGAAAGAACGATAAGATTTGAGGATTTGTTTTCTAAATATAAGCAAGGGGGAGTTTTCATAATATCTCTTAGCCGTCTCCAACCTCAAGTGAGAAAGATCGTTGTTGAACTTATATTAGGTAAAATAGTTAACCTTCTTGGCAGGGGAAAAATCCCTCCTATCTTTTTATTTGCAGAAGAGGCTCATCTCTATCTTAGAGAGACATACTGGGATGATATTGTAACTAGAATGAGACATTTTGGCATATTTACTACATTTATAACTAACCAACCTGATGTTATAAAGGATTGTATATACAGACAAGTTGATAATCTTTTTATATTCAACTTTACAAATGATGTTGATTTAGAAACAATCTCTCGAATCTCTACAGTAGATTCAGATACGGTAAAAGCTATTGTGAAGACATTACCACCAAGGGCTTGTATGGTATTAGGGAAAGCTGTAAACGAGTTACCAATAATTATCGAGGTAAATTCGACAGATATGCTCACATTAGGAGAAACAAATCTTTTCTTCAAAGATTATCTTGAAGACAATCCAAAGATAAAGTTGATTAAATAA
- a CDS encoding DNA double-strand break repair nuclease NurA: MGKQLNLPLTDKVLPDTSLIAETITNQLSKITPCILKLTGKMIIFNADNYNMRPIRGWPSNQVLEVRKFPVISQPTVLASIDSSCIHIADVEDGVIYAARVAAVFFHDHNHQNHVRIGPIIFYLNEQNVSDLIEDYRLSKLILLEDSMAQAMIRVRLERIFVMELALSLSEGVIMIDGSLRNSIFDVKDCTLMDILDKAKEKGNRVIGISKSSKHRILNRLAGQLYSYSESPIYADIHQLISPIFRGVKGRILLVKFTDDGLVFRVDVGNFNFNTFKDTLSRVRYNDCFFGGYPESLRLAHHLSIFTRSEDTSIKSYLSKKVGIVELPAEDPRKIALGNLKIGSLR, translated from the coding sequence ATGGGCAAGCAATTAAACCTTCCACTTACTGATAAAGTTTTACCAGATACATCATTGATAGCCGAAACAATCACGAATCAATTATCAAAAATTACACCATGCATATTGAAGCTCACGGGAAAGATGATAATTTTTAACGCCGATAATTACAACATGAGACCCATTAGAGGGTGGCCATCAAACCAAGTCTTAGAAGTAAGAAAGTTTCCAGTAATTTCCCAGCCTACCGTCTTGGCATCTATTGATTCATCTTGCATTCATATAGCCGATGTCGAAGATGGAGTGATATATGCAGCACGTGTAGCTGCTGTCTTTTTTCACGATCATAATCATCAGAACCATGTGAGGATAGGCCCAATAATATTTTACTTAAATGAACAGAATGTGAGTGATTTAATTGAGGATTATCGGTTATCGAAACTAATTCTATTAGAAGATTCGATGGCTCAAGCGATGATAAGGGTGAGGCTTGAGAGGATTTTTGTTATGGAGTTAGCTCTTAGCTTATCGGAAGGGGTCATAATGATCGATGGTTCGCTCAGAAATTCTATCTTCGATGTTAAAGATTGTACTCTCATGGATATTTTAGATAAAGCAAAAGAGAAAGGCAACAGAGTCATCGGAATTTCAAAATCTTCAAAACACAGAATTTTGAACCGACTTGCAGGACAGCTTTATTCGTATAGTGAATCCCCTATATACGCCGATATTCACCAATTAATTAGTCCAATTTTTAGAGGAGTTAAAGGAAGGATATTGTTAGTTAAGTTCACTGATGATGGATTGGTCTTTAGGGTTGATGTAGGCAACTTTAATTTTAATACTTTTAAGGATACGCTCTCAAGGGTGAGGTATAACGACTGCTTCTTTGGAGGATATCCAGAGTCTTTAAGGCTAGCTCATCATTTATCTATATTTACGCGTTCTGAAGATACATCTATCAAAAGTTATCTCTCGAAAAAAGTTGGCATTGTAGAGCTTCCAGCAGAAGACCCACGTAAAATCGCTCTTGGGAATCTAAAGATAGGATCGTTGAGATAA